A window of Ananas comosus cultivar F153 linkage group 4, ASM154086v1, whole genome shotgun sequence contains these coding sequences:
- the LOC109709250 gene encoding mitochondrial pyruvate carrier 4, with product MAASKLQALWNHPAGPKTIHFWAPTFKWGISIANIADFSKPPEKISYPQQVAVTCTGLIWSRYSLVITPKNWNLFSVNVAMAGTGIYQLTRKIRQDYFSEVQEAPVEG from the exons ATGGCAGCATCAAAGCTTCAAGCTCTATGGAACCACCCTGCTGGGCCAAAAACTA TTCACTTTTGGGCCCCAACTTTCAAATGGGGTATCAGCATTGCCAATATTGCTGACTTCTCAAAACCACCTGAAAAGATCTCTTATCCTCAGCAAGTTG CTGTTACTTGCACTGGGCTTATTTGGTCACGCTATAGTCTGGTGATTACTCCG AAAAATTGGAACCTTTTTAGTGTGAACGTTGCAATGGCTGGAACAGGCATATATCAACTTACGCGAAAAATACG TCAAGATTACTTCTCTGAGGTACAAGAGGCACCTGTGGAAGGATGA